The Arachis ipaensis cultivar K30076 chromosome B05, Araip1.1, whole genome shotgun sequence nucleotide sequence ttagactttagtccggaaaatgtaaggttggcattcaacttgcccatgatgcaaggagatacacacccatacactagaagggtcaactttgatcaaaggttggaccaagttctcatggacatctgtgaagagggcgctcaacggaagagagattcaagagggaagccggttcaactaagaaggcatgaccttaagcccgtggctaggggatggttggagttcatccaacgctcaatcatttccactagcaaccggtctgaagttactatagaccgggctatcatgattcatagcatcatgattagagaggaagtagaagttcatgaagttatatcccaagaactctacaaagtggcggacaagtcctccactgtggcaaggttagccttccctcatctcatttgtcacctttgcaattcagctggaattgacatagaggaagacatcctcattgatgaggacaagcccatcactaagaaaaggatggagcaaacaagagatcccactcatggacaagagcatgaggaaactcctcatgaaatccctgagatacctcaagggatgcattttcctccacaaaactattgggtgaaaatcaacacctccctaggagaattaagttccaacatgggacaactaagggtggagcaccaagagcattccatcctcctccatgaaattagagaagaccaaagaaccatgagagaggaacaacaaaggcaaggaagagacattgaggagctcaagcacttcataagatcttcaagaggaagaacaagctgccatcactaaggtggacccgttctttaatttccttgttctttattttctatttttttcgaaaattgtgctttatgtttatttatgtttgtgtctttattacatgatcattagtgtctaagtgtcttaaagctatgaaaatgaatcgatcacctttcttaaatgaaaaatgattttaattgaaaaagaaaaagaagtgcatgaatttcaaattttaaaacagtttaattatcttgatgtggtggcaatactattatttttctgaatgaatgcttgaacagtgcatatttttgaatttgattgtttatgaatgttaaaattgttggctcttgaaagaatgatgggaaaaggagaaatgttatctgatgatatgaaaaatcataaaattgattcttgaagcaagaaaaagcagtgaaaagcttgcagaaaaaaaagaggcgaaaaaaaaagagaaaagaaaaaaagaaaagcaagcagaaaaaggcaatacccctttaaaccaaaaggcaagggtgataaaaaggatccaaggctttgagcatcagtggataggagggcccacatgaataaaatcctggcctaagtggctaaaccaagctgtccctaaccatgtgcttgtggcgtgaaggtgtcaagtgaaaacttgagactgagcggttaaagtcgaggtccaaagcaaaaagaagagtgtgcttaagaaccctggacacttctaattggggactctagcaaagctgagtcacaatctgaaaaggttcacccagttatgtgtctgtggcatttatgtatccggtggtaatactggaaaacaaagtgcttagggccacgaccaagactcataaagtagttgtgttcaagaatcaacatacttaactaggagaatcaataacactatctggattctgagttcctatagatgaccaatcattctgaacttcaaggaataaagtgagatgccaaaactgttcagaagcaaaaatctaaaagccccgctcatctaattaatactgatcttcatagatgtttttggaatttattgtatattctcttcttttttattctatttgattttcaattgcttgaggacaagcaacaatttaagtttggtgttgtgatgagcggataatttatatgctttttggcattgtttttagtatgtttttaatatattttagttaatttttactatgtttttattagtttttatttaaaatttacttttctcaactttactatgagtttgtgtatttttctgtgatttcaggtattttctggctgaaattgagggacctgagcaaaaatttgattcagaggctgaaaaaggactgcagatgctgttggattctgacctccctgcactcaaagtggattttctggagctacaaaggcccaattggcacgttctcaattgcgttggaacgtagacatcctgggctttccagtaatatataatagtccatacttcttctgagatttaatggcccaaaccggcgttccaagtcagctcaagaattctggcgtttaactccaaaactggcacaaaagctggagttaaacgcccaaactggcacaaaagccggCGTTTAACTCcgagaaaagtctctacacatggaagcttcaatgctcaacccaagcacacatcaagtgggcccggaagaagatttctgtattaattacttatttatgtaaaccctaggctactagttttctataaataggaccttttgtcattgtattttcatactgtcgatctttgataagtcttatgctatcttagacacttGATCATACTTGGATAGACCTtttcatgtttgggggctggcctcacggccatgcctagaccttgttcttatgtattttcaacggtggagtttctgcacaccatagattaaggtgtggagctctgctgttcttcaagaattaatacaaagtactattgtttttctattcaactcaagtctatttcttctctaggatattcattcgttcttcaacttgatggatgtgatgatccgtaacactcatcatcattctcacctatgaacatgtgcttgacaaccacctctgttctactagcaatggcttgaatgcgtatctcttgggtttctaatctaagattggaaccttcgtggtataggctagaattattggcggccattcctgagatctggaacgtctaaaccttgtctgtggtattctgagtaggatctgggaagggatgattgtgacgagcttcaaactcgcaattgtCGGGCctgttagttgtgcggaattgtgacaaagtgtgattcatgtttaagagctccaagtcctttggcgccattattgatgatcacaatttcgtataCCACTGTTCTTTCGgccccaaaatgtccaccataacCTGAACtgtggcagtgccataggatgtCTCTCATCTCACTTTCTGGCATACACCTTCTAATCATTCTATTTGGGCATCTCTTGAATAAAAAGGGCTCATCCCACAAGAATTTCTTGGCCTCAGTGagcaacttcttcacttgttgcctggTGAAATCTTGAGGGATCCTCATTCtcaccttgtagtttgcaatatcaGCAAACCAAGGTACCTGTTGGACTTGGAATAGATGCTCATCCAGGAATTTCTCATTTACTGGTTGTGGTGCTTCTTGGTTGATCTCTTATGGTAGCTTTGGAAAATGGTCTGTAATTTGGTTCTCACTTCCTTTCCTATCCCTTacttcaatgtcaaactcttgtagcAATAGCACCCACCTGATAAGCCTTGGCTTGgcatcctgtttagacatgagatacttgagagaagcatggtcagtatacactactacttttgaaccaatcaagtattgtctaaatttatcaaatgcatatacagttgccaagagttctttttctgtggtggtgtaatttttctgtgcctcATTTAACACTTTGCTTCCATAGTATATGACATGATGCAACCTATCCTTCTTTTGtcccaatacagcaccaattacaacatcacttgcatcacacaagTTCAAAAGAAAGTCCCCAttctgggggtgtgatgattggtgctgtagtgagtttaGTTTTCAAGGTTTCAAAAGCATACTTGCAACTATCATCAAAGATAAAAGGATTGTCAACCACTAGCAAGTTGCTTAGTGGTTTAGCTATCTTTGagaaatctttgatgaatctcctataaaacccagcatgcccaagaaaacttctcACTACTTTCATATTGACTGGTATAAGGATCTTTTCTATGATTTCTATCTTAGCcttgtcaacttctatacccttgcttgaaaccttatgcccaagaatAATACCTTCTGGTACAATGAAATGACATTTTTTCCAATTCAAAACtaagtttgtttcttggcatcttttcaagaaAAGGGTTAGATGATGCAAACAAGTGTCAAAAGAGTCACCAAAGACAAAAAAATCATCTATAAAAACCTCTaagaatttttctaccatatcatagaatatagaaagcatacacctttgaaaggttgctggagcattgcatagcccaaagagCATCTTCTTGTAGGCAAAAACTCCGAAAGGACAAGTGAAGGAagtcttttcttggtccttgggatctaccactatttgattgtatccagagtacccatccaagaagcaatagtaaacatggccagccaatctttctagcatctgatcaatgaaggggAGGAGGAAGTGATCCTTTTTTgtagcatcattcaatcttctataatcaatacagattctccacccagtcactgtccttgTAGTAATGAGCTCATTCCTTTCATTGAATATGacagtcatgcctcccttctttggTACCATCTAGACTGGACTCACCCAAGAGCTAtcagagattgggtatatgattctAGCATTCCATAATTTCATCACCTCCTTTTGAACTACCTCTTTTATGGTTGGATTAAGCCTTGTTTGAGGTTGTACCACTAATATTGAATTCTCCTTTtgcaggattttatgcatgcaaatAGCAGGGCTTATACCCTTGATGTCATCAATTGTCCATCCTAAGgcggttttgtgatttttcaacaCATCAAGCAGCTTTGCTTCATCATGCATACTCAAAGAGGAGTTAATGATTACTGGAAGGGTTTTCTCTCCACCAagaaatgcatatttgagatgaggTGGCAGAGGCTTCAGTTCTAACTTGGgtgcttcctctttcttttctgcAAGTATAATTTCGGTCACTTGCTCCTCTTTGACATCTTCATCTTGAATCTCTTGAACTTATTCTTCTTGAAACTCTTGAGTTTCTCCTTCTTGTTTTCCCTGATGGCTTGTCTCAAGCATTTCCTCCACTAGAGTTTCTATCATCTCCACCCTTTTATGGTTTTCTTTCTCAGGGAGCTATTGCATTGCGTTGAAGACATTAATGATCATTTTATCATTATGTACCCTAAGAACCATTTTACCTTTTTTGACATctatgatggctcttgctgtAGATAAGAAGGGTTGCCCCAAGATAATTGAGTTATGCCCCTCCTCTTCCATATCCAGGAtcacaaaatcagctgggaagaTGAACTCTCCAATCTTCACCAATAAGTTTTTCACAATTCCATTAGGTATCTTGAGTGATCtgtcagccatttgaagtgacattctggtgggtttaacttcctctattgCCAGCTTCTTCATCATAGAAAGTGACATCAAATTTATGCTTGCACCGAAGTCACAGAGAGCTCTTTCCAATGttatgttgcctatggtacatgatatgagaaaactccctgggtccttgagttttggtggaatgccTCTTTGAATCACAGCGCTGCACTCTTGGGTTAAGATCacagtttctttttctttccagcTCCTTTTTTTGTTGATGAGTTCTTTGAGGAACTTTGCATAAAGtggcattgataaaccactattttatggtttatcttgtactcaattgagtggtttttatcaactctttacccacttattcatactatttgcatgttttatactttccttcctggttttgtgctatgattgaaaacatgcttctttgatcttatatttgcttatcaTTAAtgctctcttattaccattagatgccttgatatgtgtgttaagtgttttcagagattacagggcaggaatgacttggaggatagaaaggaagcatgcaaaagtggaaggaatacaagaagttggagaaactgctaagctgtccagcctgacctcttcgcactcaaacggctataactttagctacagaggtccaaacgacgcggttccagttgcgttggaaagctaacattcggggcttcgatttgatatataatatgttacaTTTGCTCTGACgctaagtgacgcgaatgcgtgatctacgcggacgcgtcgcatctgcaaacttcaatccgcgcggccgcgtggacgacgcctccgcgtcacttgtccgcgacctgaacgtaccagaatacgcagggggcgatttctgggctgtttttgacccagttttcggtccgaaaaacacagattagaggctataaagtggggagaatgcatccattcagggagagctcgcattttttattactttccatgatttagatttagtttgagagggaaattctctcctctctctcttaggattaggatttaggacttctcttagtttttaagagtgactctcgatccaggtttagtatttgctttaatttatgtttctacgctacttttactttaatgcttttattcgtatatatgaatgttgccaacttgacttatgaaccctttccatgttatgatttgaattaatgattatttgaggtatttcagttattgattgctttctctttaatttgtgttaccattgctttccatctaaggacatttttattccaacaattttactttttccctttttggtcttggttaagaaatcagtaactcaacattattaaactcagcataattgataatcgttatcttgctaattaaactgaacttcaataatcccaactttttctcaggaaataaataggattcgaaggtcaaactaattagtcccttgactttcctttgctttagtaggggttaactaagtggaattcagattcaactttcattattgttgagagagataactaagttggacttccaatttctcttaccttgccagaagtttgctttacagtatttatttaatttaattgccaTCTGCTTTACtggtcatttaaatcacttgcttctcaccttctaaacctcgattacaacctttatagccaataataagaacatacttccttgcagttccttgggaagacgacccgaggtttgaatactcggttaacaatttttaaaggggtttgttacttgtgacacccaaaacgtttgtacgaagggatttctgtcggtttagagactatatctacaacacgactatttttatgaacttctttactggaaAAAATTCCGACGTCAGGCATCTGTTCTAAGGCCTCAGCAAGTGGAAGGTTAATCTCTAGCTTCTTGAAAATCTCCAAGAATTTAGGGAATTGTTGGTCTTTGAGCTCCTTGTGCAATCTCTGAGGATAAGGTAGTGGAGGGACATATGGCTTCACCTCTTTCCTCTGCTCTTGTGGTTGTGCCTCTGAGAGTTGCTTGCCCTTTGTTGAAGTTTGTGGTTCTTCATCTTTCTTGGAGTCCTTCTTGTCATTCTTGTCAACCCCTGTTTGTTCCTTGCTGGAAACCTTGGTATCATCTCCTAATGTCTTTCTACTCCTTAGTTGTATGGCTTTGCATTCTTTCTTGgggttaggaatggtgtcacttgggaatGTTTTGCTTGGTCTCTCAATAGGCTGCTTAGACAGTTGCCCAATTTGCCTTTCAAGGTTCCTCATAGACGCTTCATAATTCTTGTTGGCCATCTCTTGATTcttcatgagtttctccatcatcatctccaaattTGAGATTCTTTGGGATTCTGGATGTGGTTGTGGTTGAGTGTGGAATGTTGATGGTTGGTGAAAGTTGGTAGGGGTGTTTGAAGGGTTATTTTGTGGGTAGTATGTGGATGTTGGGTTATTGTTTTGGGTTTTTTGTATGGATTGTTGTTAGTGGGATGGTGGTTTTGATTGCTTGTGTTGCAAAAATTGTTAGGGTTAGAGTTCCTCTGCCATTGGTTCTGGTTTTTTCCCCATCtcaggttggggtggttcttccatgaggggttgtatGTGTCCCCATAGAAGTCGTTTTGGCCAGAATTTGGGTTATGCATGTATTGTACTTGCTCAGGCTGCTGCTCATTATTGCACACCTCATAGCTTTCTTCATGTTGTCCCCAAATAGTTAGGGGTTGGTTGGTTATGCTCACTACAGCTAATTGCAGTCCAGCCATCCT carries:
- the LOC107640823 gene encoding uncharacterized protein LOC107640823 produces the protein MEENMHNPPEEVANNHGQPARRVLASYTISDLETVRNNCQYRGSVTEDLNQHLSVFLRICDTVKTNGVHPAIYKLLLFPFSLRDKATQWLEIFPKESITNWDDLVSKFLDKFYPPQRNIKLKTDVQTFRQLEGESLYEAWERYKALIRRCPPDMFSEWVKLQNFYEGLSMKARKALDYSSGVSLQMMKTSQEAHDLIDMVVNNQYFYSSERQAAPKRGVCEVEDVDAILAQNKLMHQQLQQQMEMMLKRMAGLQLAVVSITNQPLTIWGQHEESYEVCNNEQQPEQNQEMANKNYEASMRNLERQIGQLSKQPIERPSKTFPSDTIPNPKKECKAIQLRSRKTLGDDTKVSSKEQTGVDKNDKKDSKKDEEPQTSTKGKQLSEAQPQEQRKEVKPYVPPLPYPQRLHKELKDQQFPKFLEIFKKLEINLPLAEALEQMPDVGIFSSKEKLAIEEVKPTRMSLQMADRSLKIPNGIVKNLLVKIGEFIFPADFVILDMEEEGHNSIILGQPFLSTARAIIDVKKGKMVLRVHNDKMIINVFNAMQ